A DNA window from Thermosynechococcaceae cyanobacterium Okahandja contains the following coding sequences:
- a CDS encoding DUF3177 family protein encodes MPLELLRSLVWMDYRLAVLFTVVLPLVLLLWSTIQNVPAITHLLVIYWRVSSLLAITVYLMMPQWPVAYVTGFMALILIPISLWFWVDLNEEISDRHDLIGQVFSSWRWAVTLYCVLAAVGQAFYLPCAFVAGAVATPNCQVWLEAPLLFKEMFHAQARAGTLGFFAAVALVIYMLYLSYFVFVRLPKQGRSATGL; translated from the coding sequence ATGCCCCTTGAACTGCTGCGATCGCTGGTGTGGATGGACTATCGCCTAGCGGTCCTCTTTACCGTGGTGCTACCCCTCGTTCTCCTGCTCTGGAGCACCATTCAGAATGTGCCTGCCATCACCCATCTGCTGGTCATTTACTGGCGGGTGTCAAGCCTACTGGCCATTACGGTCTATCTGATGATGCCCCAGTGGCCGGTGGCCTACGTCACTGGTTTTATGGCGCTGATCCTCATTCCCATTAGCCTTTGGTTCTGGGTAGATCTCAACGAAGAAATTAGCGATCGCCACGACCTCATTGGCCAAGTGTTTAGTAGTTGGCGTTGGGCGGTGACCCTCTACTGCGTTTTAGCAGCCGTAGGCCAAGCCTTTTATTTGCCCTGTGCCTTTGTAGCCGGGGCAGTCGCCACCCCCAATTGCCAAGTGTGGTTAGAAGCACCGCTCCTATTTAAGGAGATGTTCCATGCTCAGGCCCGGGCCGGCACCCTCGGCTTTTTTGCCGCCGTTGCCCTAGTGATTTATATGCTGTACCTCAGCTACTTTGTCTTTGTGCGTTTACCCAAGCAGGGGCGATCGGCCACGGGCTTATGA
- a CDS encoding Crp/Fnr family transcriptional regulator, whose translation MQDPRSSAAFDGSLQDTPFFRDLPQSSVKAALAHVVTRQHPANRVILLENDWGTSVYFILSGWVKIRTYNIDGKEVTLNILGPGELFGEMAPLEEVPRSTDVITLTPTVVANMPATDFVNLVNTEPQAGIRLAKLMARRLRQLNRRLRLRESDSTSRVADILLFLADGQGRQSADGLEIPNLPHRELSSLSGMARETVTRVLGKLERKGIIRRSQDGLCITNLRALESLLL comes from the coding sequence ATGCAAGACCCCCGTAGTTCTGCTGCCTTTGATGGGTCTCTTCAGGACACTCCCTTCTTTCGGGATCTGCCGCAGTCAAGTGTCAAGGCAGCCTTGGCCCATGTGGTCACACGCCAGCATCCGGCCAATCGAGTCATTTTGTTAGAGAACGATTGGGGCACGTCCGTTTACTTTATCCTGAGTGGCTGGGTCAAAATTCGCACCTACAATATCGACGGCAAGGAAGTGACCCTGAATATTTTGGGACCAGGAGAGCTATTTGGCGAAATGGCTCCCCTCGAAGAAGTGCCCCGCTCCACCGATGTCATTACCCTTACCCCCACCGTCGTAGCCAATATGCCCGCCACCGATTTTGTCAACTTGGTGAATACAGAACCTCAAGCGGGCATTCGCTTAGCGAAACTCATGGCACGGCGACTGCGGCAACTGAACCGACGGCTGCGGTTACGGGAATCGGACAGTACCTCCCGGGTGGCCGACATCCTTTTGTTTTTGGCGGATGGGCAAGGGCGGCAGAGTGCTGATGGCCTAGAAATTCCCAACTTGCCCCATCGGGAACTGAGTAGCCTCAGTGGCATGGCGCGGGAAACCGTTACCCGCGTCCTCGGCAAACTAGAGCGCAAGGGTATTATTCGCCGTAGTCAAGATGGCCTTTGTATTACAAATTTGCGCGCCCTTGAAAGTTTACTACTCTAG
- a CDS encoding YvcK family protein, with protein MRRASKARQLSAKLRPARRKLRLWSQWLLPGLLVKRWLLISVVGVLLASLGLAISVNLTPIFYTLQFIEKLLQGLARFVPSYVSGPLLLLGGVALIWWGYARTLGSITEVLLPEDDKALVERLLTHRRLERGPKIVAIGGGTGLSTLLRGLKVFSANITAIVTMADDGGSSGRLRREIGVLPPGDIRNCLAALADEEKLVTELFQYRFAAGDGLAGHSFGNLFLTAMANITGDLERAIAASSAVLAIRGQVLPATVTDMTLWARLADGRLIHGESNITAARGKIVEIGCSPPAPAALPRAIEAIRNADYIILGPGSLYTSIIPNLLVPEIAHALAERRCPCVYVCNIMTQPGETDGYRVSDHVRALDEVTGDRLFDAVLVQKYPPSAAHLNHYRQQGSEPVAIDREELSHLNCRLILADVMDETTATVRHDPRKLAMILMRWYGRVHAL; from the coding sequence ATGAGGAGAGCGAGTAAGGCTCGGCAACTTTCAGCAAAACTGCGACCGGCTCGGCGCAAACTCCGCCTTTGGTCTCAATGGCTGCTGCCCGGGCTTTTAGTGAAGCGTTGGCTACTCATTAGTGTTGTTGGTGTTCTCTTGGCTAGCTTAGGACTAGCCATTAGTGTGAACCTAACGCCAATTTTTTATACCCTCCAGTTTATTGAGAAGCTGCTGCAGGGGTTAGCGCGGTTTGTGCCCAGCTACGTGAGTGGTCCGCTGCTGCTGTTGGGGGGGGTAGCCCTCATTTGGTGGGGCTACGCCCGTACCCTCGGTTCCATTACGGAAGTGCTCCTGCCGGAAGACGACAAAGCCCTTGTGGAGCGCCTGCTCACCCATCGGCGTCTGGAGCGCGGCCCGAAAATTGTTGCCATTGGTGGGGGCACCGGCCTATCGACCCTACTGCGCGGCCTAAAAGTTTTTAGTGCCAACATTACGGCCATTGTCACCATGGCAGATGATGGCGGCTCCTCCGGACGGCTACGGCGGGAAATTGGCGTGTTGCCCCCCGGAGATATTCGCAACTGTTTGGCCGCCTTGGCGGATGAAGAGAAACTGGTGACGGAGCTATTCCAGTATCGCTTTGCTGCTGGGGATGGGTTGGCCGGCCATAGCTTTGGCAACTTGTTTTTAACGGCAATGGCCAATATTACGGGAGATCTCGAGCGGGCGATCGCCGCCAGTTCTGCCGTCCTTGCCATTCGCGGCCAAGTCTTACCGGCAACCGTTACCGATATGACCCTGTGGGCACGCCTTGCGGATGGGCGCTTAATCCATGGGGAATCTAATATCACTGCCGCGCGGGGCAAAATTGTTGAAATTGGCTGCTCGCCACCCGCACCGGCTGCCCTACCACGGGCAATTGAAGCCATTCGCAATGCCGACTACATTATCCTTGGTCCGGGCAGTCTTTATACCAGTATTATTCCCAATCTGCTGGTACCGGAGATTGCCCATGCCCTTGCCGAGCGGCGCTGCCCCTGTGTGTATGTGTGTAATATCATGACCCAACCCGGGGAAACCGATGGCTACCGCGTTAGTGATCATGTGCGCGCTCTTGATGAGGTGACGGGCGATCGCCTCTTTGATGCCGTCCTTGTGCAAAAATATCCCCCCAGTGCCGCTCATCTCAATCATTATCGTCAGCAGGGCAGTGAGCCGGTGGCCATTGATCGCGAAGAGCTATCCCACCTCAACTGTCGCTTAATTTTGGCGGATGTTATGGACGAAACCACCGCGACGGTGCGCCACGACCCCCGAAAGCTCGCCATGATTCTCATGCGCTGGTATGGCCGCGTCCACGCCCTATGA
- a CDS encoding thiamine phosphate synthase, translating into MQHLAPTLNLPTVCRILDANLDRAREGLRVIEEWCRFGCEDAQLTAECKDLRQTLALYHTPALRAARQTDQDPGTALTHPKEGNRQTLSQLLTANFARVQEALRVIEEYAKLTHTELSSVAKHLRYRVYILEQALAPHSRQQRLYRLQQAHLYLVTSPSDRLLEIVEAALKGGLPLVQYRDKASDDQTRLRTAQQLQALCQRYGALFLVNDRVDIAVGANADGVHLGQTDIPIELARQLLGGDRLVGRSTTNPEELERALGEGADYVGVGPIFATPTKPGKAAVGTEYLRYARQRTAIPQFAIGGIDTSNIAQVVAAGATHVAVVRAIMAAADPQQATQDLLKHLSKGGCQP; encoded by the coding sequence ATGCAACATTTAGCTCCCACCCTGAACCTGCCAACCGTGTGCCGGATTTTAGATGCTAACCTTGACCGCGCTCGCGAGGGATTGCGGGTAATTGAGGAGTGGTGCCGTTTTGGCTGTGAGGATGCTCAGCTAACGGCAGAGTGTAAAGATTTACGCCAAACCTTGGCCCTGTACCATACGCCAGCACTACGGGCAGCACGGCAAACGGATCAGGATCCGGGCACGGCGTTGACCCATCCCAAGGAGGGCAATCGCCAAACCCTGTCGCAATTGCTCACCGCCAATTTTGCCCGGGTACAGGAGGCGCTGCGGGTGATTGAGGAGTACGCCAAACTAACGCATACCGAACTCAGCAGCGTGGCTAAACACCTGCGCTATCGCGTGTATATCCTTGAGCAAGCCTTAGCCCCCCACTCGCGCCAACAGCGTCTGTACCGCCTGCAGCAAGCACACCTCTATTTGGTGACCTCCCCGAGCGATCGCCTGCTCGAGATTGTTGAAGCGGCTCTCAAAGGGGGCTTGCCACTAGTACAGTACCGCGATAAAGCCAGTGATGATCAAACCCGCTTGCGCACCGCCCAGCAGTTACAGGCCCTTTGCCAGCGGTATGGTGCCCTGTTCCTTGTCAACGATCGCGTCGATATTGCCGTCGGGGCCAATGCCGATGGGGTTCATCTGGGGCAAACCGACATTCCCATAGAACTGGCGCGGCAACTTTTGGGGGGCGATCGCCTCGTGGGGCGCTCCACCACCAATCCCGAAGAACTCGAGCGTGCCCTAGGGGAAGGGGCAGACTACGTCGGTGTGGGACCCATTTTTGCCACCCCCACCAAACCCGGTAAAGCCGCCGTTGGCACCGAGTATCTTCGGTACGCACGCCAGCGCACCGCCATACCCCAGTTTGCCATTGGCGGTATCGATACCAGCAATATCGCCCAAGTTGTGGCTGCCGGTGCAACCCATGTGGCGGTGGTACGCGCCATTATGGCGGCGGCGGATCCGCAACAGGCCACCCAAGACCTACTCAAGCACTTATCTAAAGGGGGATGCCAACCATGA
- a CDS encoding class I SAM-dependent methyltransferase gives MTSAAEITAAVRQLYNTYPFPPEPILDEPPPGYNWRWSWPAAYSFCTGAYPSRLDVAILDAGCGTGVGTEYLAHLNPHARITAIDLSEGALEIAQERCRRSAACNVQFQHRSLYDVAELGQIFDMINCVGVLHHLPDPQRGIQALAEVLAPGGILHIFVYGELGRWEIKLMQRAIALLQGAERGNYRQGVALGRQLFAALPENNRLKKREQERWSLENQRDECFADMYLHPQEIDYTISSLFELIAASGLEFVGFSNPRLWQLERLLGSQPELLARAQQLSPHEQYQLIEALDPEAMTHYEFFLAKPPLQRQDWSTDAQVLAAIPHRHPCLDGWPGACVFNCHYDVIYLSAAEQQFLAAATGAASVGELLAQQPTFSLNQVRSLLERELILLSPAKE, from the coding sequence ATGACCTCTGCCGCTGAGATTACGGCTGCGGTACGGCAACTGTACAACACCTACCCATTTCCGCCGGAACCGATTCTGGATGAGCCGCCACCCGGGTATAACTGGCGCTGGTCGTGGCCCGCTGCCTATAGTTTTTGTACGGGTGCCTATCCGTCCCGCCTAGACGTGGCCATTTTAGATGCCGGCTGTGGTACCGGTGTGGGTACGGAATACTTGGCGCATTTGAACCCCCACGCCCGCATTACCGCCATTGATCTGAGTGAAGGTGCCCTCGAAATTGCCCAAGAGCGCTGCCGTCGCTCCGCAGCGTGTAACGTTCAGTTTCAGCACCGCAGTCTGTACGATGTGGCTGAACTAGGACAAATCTTTGACATGATTAACTGCGTGGGGGTACTGCACCATCTGCCGGATCCCCAAAGGGGCATTCAAGCCCTTGCGGAGGTATTGGCACCCGGTGGCATTCTCCATATCTTTGTTTATGGCGAACTGGGCCGCTGGGAAATTAAGCTGATGCAGCGGGCCATTGCCCTACTCCAAGGGGCAGAGCGCGGCAACTATCGCCAGGGGGTGGCCTTGGGTCGTCAGTTATTTGCAGCCCTGCCGGAGAACAACCGCCTCAAAAAACGGGAGCAGGAGCGCTGGAGCCTAGAAAATCAGCGGGATGAATGCTTTGCGGATATGTACCTCCACCCGCAGGAAATTGACTACACCATCAGCAGTTTGTTTGAGCTGATTGCCGCCTCAGGACTCGAGTTTGTTGGCTTTTCTAACCCACGCCTGTGGCAATTGGAGCGCCTCTTGGGTAGCCAACCGGAACTACTGGCACGGGCACAGCAACTCTCGCCTCACGAGCAGTACCAACTCATTGAGGCCCTTGATCCGGAGGCGATGACCCACTACGAGTTCTTTTTAGCTAAGCCTCCCCTACAACGGCAGGATTGGTCCACCGATGCCCAAGTGCTGGCGGCCATCCCCCATCGCCATCCCTGCCTTGACGGTTGGCCGGGAGCCTGTGTGTTTAATTGCCACTACGATGTCATTTACCTCAGTGCCGCGGAGCAGCAGTTTTTAGCAGCGGCAACCGGAGCGGCCAGCGTTGGCGAGCTATTGGCACAGCAGCCGACGTTTAGCCTAAATCAGGTGCGATCGCTCCTAGAGCGGGAGTTGATTCTGTTGTCTCCAGCAAAGGAGTAG
- the hisF gene encoding imidazole glycerol phosphate synthase subunit HisF: protein MLAKRILPCLDVKAGRVVKGVNFVNLRDAGDPVELAQAYNAAGADELVFLDITATHEERNILIDVVYRTADQVFIPLTVGGGIQSLSMIKDLLRAGADKVSLNSAAVRQPDLVSQASDRFGAQCIVVAIDARRDPSADPPRWQVYVRGGREATGLDAVAWAVEMAQRGAGELLVTSMDADGTQAGYDLALTRAIAERVEIPVIASGGAGTCDHIRAALTEGRAEAALLASLLHYGQLSIAEIKAYLAQHHVPVRDVPYPAMG, encoded by the coding sequence ATGCTTGCAAAACGAATTCTCCCCTGTTTGGACGTTAAAGCCGGTCGGGTCGTCAAAGGGGTTAATTTTGTGAACCTGCGGGATGCGGGCGATCCGGTCGAGCTTGCTCAAGCCTATAATGCCGCCGGTGCCGATGAACTGGTGTTTCTGGACATCACAGCCACCCACGAAGAACGCAACATCCTGATTGATGTGGTTTACCGCACCGCCGATCAAGTGTTCATTCCCCTGACGGTGGGGGGAGGCATCCAGTCCCTCAGTATGATTAAGGATCTGCTGCGGGCGGGTGCCGATAAGGTGAGTTTGAACTCCGCAGCCGTGCGCCAACCGGATTTAGTGAGCCAGGCCAGCGATCGCTTTGGCGCTCAATGTATTGTGGTGGCCATTGATGCCCGGCGTGACCCGAGTGCTGATCCGCCCCGTTGGCAGGTGTATGTCCGGGGTGGCCGCGAAGCCACCGGACTAGATGCCGTTGCTTGGGCAGTGGAAATGGCACAGCGGGGTGCTGGAGAACTACTAGTCACCAGTATGGATGCCGATGGCACCCAAGCGGGCTACGATCTGGCGCTAACCCGTGCCATTGCCGAGCGGGTGGAAATTCCCGTCATTGCCTCCGGCGGGGCGGGTACCTGCGATCACATTCGGGCTGCCCTCACCGAAGGCAGAGCCGAAGCCGCCCTTTTGGCCTCTCTGCTTCACTACGGCCAACTCAGCATTGCCGAAATTAAAGCCTATTTGGCACAGCATCACGTCCCTGTGCGGGATGTACCATACCCGGCCATGGGCTAG